The sequence AGATCGGCGTCTGTGGCGAGCACGGTGGTGACCCCGACTCGGTGCACTTCTTCCACTCCGTCGGGCTGGACTACGTCTCCTGCTCGCCGTTCCGGGTGCCGGTGGCGCGGCTGGAGGCCGGCCGGGCCGCGGTGCTGACGACCGGCTCGGACAGCCGCTGAGCCTCAGATCGGTGGCCGGCATGCTGACGCGGGGCAGCAATATCGGGGATGTTGCTCGGTCAAGCCACCGGCAAGGCAGCAACATCCCCGATGTTGTCGCACGGTGCACCCCGCGCGCCCAGAGTCGGGCGATCAGATCGGGGGGCGGCGCCAGGTGGTCGACGGATCGCGGCGTGGCCGCTGGTTCGGCATCGTGGGCATCGTGGCCATCGGGGTGCGCACCGCCAGTGGCGCGTGCGGATCCGCCTGCTGGGGCAGCAGCGTGGGGCGGCGGCAGGCGGCAAGGGCCGGACCGGCGCGGCGCACGACCCCGCGAGCCTCCTCCCGCAGTGCCGTCAGATCCGCTCCCGGGTCGGCGACCAGGGTCAGCAGGGCGTCCCGGCCGGCGGGGTAGGTGACCACG is a genomic window of Micromonospora tarapacensis containing:
- a CDS encoding roadblock/LC7 domain-containing protein, producing the protein MNAETMMGTELRGLRRRRPEIAGTVVAGTDGLLISSDLPTTDATHLAALAAASFGLGHRMAATVRQGEFHESVIRTAAGCVVTYPAGRDALLTLVADPGADLTALREEARGVVRRAGPALAACRRPTLLPQQADPHAPLAVRTPMATMPTMPNQRPRRDPSTTWRRPPI